The genomic DNA CATGCTGACGTTGTTGTACTTCGCCATCGAGACCTGCTGGGGTCGGAGGTCGCCGCGCTCTTTCAGGTCGGCGAGGCGATGTGAGAGGAGCTGAGCGGTCGTGATTTGGGTCGCCATCTCGGCGAGTTTTCCCTGCTGGAGCTGGAATCCGCCGATGGGCTTGCCGAACTGCTCGCGGTCGGTGGCGTAGTCGCGCGCGGTCTCGAAGCAGTCCCGGGCCGCGCCGATCGCGCCCCACGTGATGCCGTAGCGGGCCTGGGTCAGACACGACAGCGGCCCCTTCATGCCTGAGACGCCGGGCAGCACCGCCGACTCGGGAACCCGGACGTTCGAGAGCCCGATCTCGCCGGTGACGGACGCGCGCATCGAGAGCTTCTCGTCGATCTTGTTGGTACTCACGCCGTCTCGATCGGTCTCGACGAGGAAGCCCCTGACTGGCGAATCCTCGGCCGAGGTGTCGCGCGCCCAGACCACCGCGACGTCGGCGATCGGCGAGTTCGTGATCCACGTCTTCGAGCCCGAGAGCACGTACTCGTCGCCGTCCTTCTCCGCGCGGGTCTCCATCGCCGACGGGTTCGAGCCGTGTTCGGGCTCGGTGAGCCCGAAACAACCTACCTTCTCGCCGGTTCCGAGATCGGCGAGCCACCGCTCCTTCTGCTCGTCGGAGCCGTAGGCGTGGATCGGGTACATCACCAGCGCACCCTGGACGCTCGCCATCGATCGAATCCCCGAGTCGCCCGCCTCCAACTCCTGCATCAGAAGTCCATACGCCGTCTCGGAGACGCCAGGCAGACCGTACCCATCGAGGTTCGGCGCGTAAAAGCCCAGTTCGCCCATCTCGGTGATGAGCTCCTCGGGGAACGTACCGTTCTCGAAGTGCTCGCCGATGTCGGGGTTCACTTGCTCCTCGACGAACTCTCTCGCAGTGTCGCGGATCAGTCGCTCTTCCTCGTCGAGGTCCGCCTCTAGCCCCACGTAGTCGAGCATACACCGCCGCCTCGCGGCGCGCGGCAAAAAACCCTCGTACCCTCAGTCGCCGGCCGCTTCGCCAGACCGTGTCGTCGATTCCCCGCCGTTGCGCACTTCACGGACCGAATCGGTGAAGTTCGCGAAGAGGGTCTTGGCCTCGCACGCCGCCGCGTAGTTCCCTTCAGTGATCCCGTCGAGCACCCGATCGATCCGCTCGTCGGAGAGGTCCTTCCCGCGGGTGACCTCGCGGGCGGTCGCCGGATCGTACTCGGGGTGGAACTGCACGCCGACCGCGTGGCCGACCCGGAACCCGTGGACGCCGTAGTCGTTTGCGGCGATCTGCTCGGCCCCGGGCGGGAGTTCGGTCACGGTGTCGGAGTGGGTGGTGAAGACGGTGGCGGGGCTTTCGACACCCGCGAACAGTGGATCGTCCCCGACCTCGACGTCGCGGTACCCGATCTCGTAGCTCCCCATGTCCTCGACGGTGCCACCGAGCGCGGCCGCGAGCACCTGATGGCCGAAACACACTCCCAGAACGGGCAGCCCGCGCTCGACGGCCGTCCCGACCCATTCGACGAGGGGATCGATCCATGGCTCGTCCCAGTACACCGATGCGCGTGAGCCGGGAACGACTGCTCCGTCGAACGCGAACGTGTCGGGCACGTCGTCGCGGACCGCGAACTCCGCGAGGTCGGCGTCGAGTTCTCGACGGAAGTTCCGCTGGGTGTTCTCGTTCTCGGACGGATCGAGCAGGGCGATGCGTGGCCGCGTCATCAGTTCGGAATGACCGCTCGTGCCTGTTGTACGTTGTGTTCCTGTACGCATCCGACACGACGTTCGGTGCCACTCGGACTGTACCACCCGTATGTCTCTCCGTTGACTTTAGGAACGCCTAAAACCGGAAGGTTTACTACGTTTTAGGGCCGCCGAAATCGTATGCAACGTCGACGGTTCCTGGTGGGTACTGCGACAGCGAGTGTACTGCTTGCGGGCTGTACCTCCAGCGGTGAGGGCGGCGACGGGAACAACAGTTCTGCGGGCGACAGCGAGTCGACGACCGCCGCAAACGGGACGAGCACTGCGGTGGCCACCACGACGGCCGGATCGACCGCGAACGAGTCCGCCAACGGAACCGACGCCGGGGCCGACAACGGGACCGAATCGGGTACCCAGGGCGGGACCGAGACCGGGAGCTCCTACAGCGTCTCGATCGCGCCGATGGGTGAGGTCACGTTCGATGGCGTCCCGGAGACGTGGGTCGCGAACAACGGGAGCTGGGCGGACATGGGAGCCGCACTCGGCGTCGCCCCGCCGAAAGCGGTCTGGCTCCCCGAGCGCTACCACACCCAGTACTACGACGAGGTTCCGGGAGTTTCGGTCGACAAGAGCGGGATGCAGGCGCTGTCGAGCGACGGCGTGAGCAAG from Halococcus saccharolyticus DSM 5350 includes the following:
- a CDS encoding type 1 glutamine amidotransferase, coding for MTRPRIALLDPSENENTQRNFRRELDADLAEFAVRDDVPDTFAFDGAVVPGSRASVYWDEPWIDPLVEWVGTAVERGLPVLGVCFGHQVLAAALGGTVEDMGSYEIGYRDVEVGDDPLFAGVESPATVFTTHSDTVTELPPGAEQIAANDYGVHGFRVGHAVGVQFHPEYDPATAREVTRGKDLSDERIDRVLDGITEGNYAAACEAKTLFANFTDSVREVRNGGESTTRSGEAAGD
- a CDS encoding acyl-CoA dehydrogenase family protein translates to MLDYVGLEADLDEEERLIRDTAREFVEEQVNPDIGEHFENGTFPEELITEMGELGFYAPNLDGYGLPGVSETAYGLLMQELEAGDSGIRSMASVQGALVMYPIHAYGSDEQKERWLADLGTGEKVGCFGLTEPEHGSNPSAMETRAEKDGDEYVLSGSKTWITNSPIADVAVVWARDTSAEDSPVRGFLVETDRDGVSTNKIDEKLSMRASVTGEIGLSNVRVPESAVLPGVSGMKGPLSCLTQARYGITWGAIGAARDCFETARDYATDREQFGKPIGGFQLQQGKLAEMATQITTAQLLSHRLADLKERGDLRPQQVSMAKYNNVSMARDQARVAREMLGGNGITLDYSPMRHLANMETVYTYEGTHDIHSLILGHDLTGIPAFE